The Helianthus annuus cultivar XRQ/B chromosome 15, HanXRQr2.0-SUNRISE, whole genome shotgun sequence genomic sequence AACACTATAAATTACGAACCGAAcgggttcctgggaaccccctAACTGAGAGTAGATCCGCCCCTGATAAAGTTGACACCGGTTGTTGTATTCTCTTTGAAAGCATAACTATTCTCAAACTTCAATCGTCACCAGACTCATCATGTGGGAGTCTGCGAGAGTTGAATaacaactattttttttttttttttttttttctgcagTCGTCACTTGCAGCTGCTAGGGCAGACAATTTCTACTACCCCCCAGAATGGGATCCCAAGAAGGTACGCTGTTCGACTACTTATTTACACATTCATCAAGACATACAAATATTGCTTACCGTTATGCTGTATCGGTGTATCACATCTATTTTCTTTTACAGGGTGGCCTGAACAAGTTTCACGGGCAACATGCCTTAAGGGAGCGAGCAAGAAAAATAGATCAGGGCATCTTAATCATAAGGTTCGAGATGCCGTTCAATATCTGGTGTGGCGGTTGCAATTCCATGATCGCAAAGGGTGTACGGTTTAACGCTGAGAAGAAGCAAGTCGGGAATTATTATTCTACAAAGGTAAGCTACATTTTCAAAACTAAAGAACAATCTGTTTGCCATTTTGTCGAGTTCTTCATGGTGATATTTGCTCTTCTTACTCAGATATGGAACTTCACTATGAAATCCGCATGCTGCCAGCATGAAATCGTAATTCAAACCGATCCAAAGAACACCGAGTATCTTGTCATTAGTGGAGCGCAAAAGAAGGTTGAAGAGTTTGATACCGAAGATGCAGAAACTATGGCATTACCTGTTGATGAAGGTCAGTATGATTTATAGTTGACTATTTTGTTCGAAACACTGATTCGTTTGTTAAAAGTCCAAATGTTGATGAAATGTATGTTTTGCAGAGAGAAGCAAGCTAGCAGATCCTTTCTATCGCCTTGAACACCAAGAAGAggatttaaaaaagaaaaaagaagcaGAGCCGTTGCTGGTGCGACTTCAACGAGTATCTGACGCTAGACATTTGGATGATTACGCTATTAACAAGTCGCTGCGTGCCAAACTTAGAGTACATACTTTTTCTAATCAAACATTTTAACTTGGTTTTAAATAATTgagtaaagtacatggatggtccatgtggttaaccaaaattttggatttagtccctagctttTTTAAAGTAGATGGGtggtccctgtagtttgcactttgtaatgcatttagtccccaacttttgccaaaagtacatggatggtccctgtggtatgcactttgtaacacatatAGTCACTAGacgttggggactaaatgcgttacaaagtgcaaatcacagagaccatccgtgtacttttggcaaaagttagggactaaatacgttacaaaatgcaaaccatagggaccatctgCGTACTTTAAAAAAAActagggactaaatccaaaattttggttaaccatACTTTAATCTAAataatttttggcgtttttaatAGTTTTGCTTCTTTTAAATGACAGTCTCAAAAGAAAAGAGTTGCTGAGGAAGAGGTGGCTGCAAGGAAGATGGGGCTCGGGATAAGACTACTCCCAGAGACAAAAGAAGATGTGGCGGCTGCTAAACGGGTCAAGTTCTCTTCAAACTTCAACAAAAACAGAGACGAGAAGCGTGCGTTGATCAAATCTGCATCAATCTTCTCAGACTCATCTGCTTCATCAAGTTCAAGAAGGTTGGAGCTCGAGGCAAAAAGACGAAAAATAAATGCAGCATCGGCATCTAAGTTGCTGACTGGTGGTTTTAAACCGTCATCATGGTCAAATGTTTCTGGATCTTCAGCTCGTAAGAACAGGTCTTAAGATTACCACATGATTCAAAATAGGCGCGTGTGTTTGGTTTATGTATTTCTTTTGCTTGATATAATCTAGATGCATGGTTTTTCTGCTTGTGTATATTTCATAAGATGATGTTCTTTTGTATACTTCTGAAAGTTGTTGCGTTACAAGTCATATGTAAGATTAAAAGTTGTGGCCACCGTTCGCAGAGGAGATGAATGGCGTAAAGAGGTGAACAAAAGGTTAGCAGAATAGAAAGTCCGTTTTACCCTTAATAGTGTTAAAACAATGAATTCTAGCCAAAGATTTAAATACGATCTAATGGCGATATTTCATTTTAAAAAATGGTTACAGAAGAGAGGTTCTCAGTTTTTATAGCGGCGTGATTAAGAAGTGGGTTCTGTTAGTTCAGTGTAATAGAACTGTTTTTTCAGTTAAAATTGGATTATGTTAACCGGGACATATACGTATATATTGCAAGTGTTTGTGGTGTTTACAACATGACCACTTAATCTTCATGAGTTAAAACTATGTTGTGTTCTAGATTCATAAGAATGTTTAAGGATGTTTATAAACATATGGATATATTTGTACTGATAGATgcattacaaaggtttatagtgaTATTTAAAAACAGACGTGACATAAAATATAAATCCATAAACAAGCGTATAAATAAATCATTGCGGATGGTCTAACACACGAGTAATACCAAGTTAAAGTCAAGCCAAGCTGATGACTTAACTACCTTCAACTGGCTTCTCCTTCAACTTCATCAGAAACTCTTCAAAACACTCATCCATCGTTCGAAAACATTCATCGGGGTAGAGGTCGCCTATCTCTACATCTTTAGTGCCACTAACCGAGAAGAATGTTTGACAACCTCTAAAGAATATGTCATGGGTGAATGCTGCCACAATACTTTGTGGGATTATATTCTCTGTACATGTTAGAAAATATAACAACAATTAAACATAAAATCTCTTTGTTAAAATCAAACTAAATGACCACAAACATATTCTAACCTGATGCTGCTTTCAAGAGGTCACTTTCGGATACAATTCTTCTTGGGAGAGTTCTTTGAATCTTCTTCTCCCATAAGCAAGCAAGCTCGTTGATGTTAAGATGGTTTACCAGTGGTCGAAAATGTACAACCTTGTTAACAGTTCGGGTATCATTGATCGTTTTCATGGTGAACTTTCCTATATCGCTGCCTGCGACGAAATAAGCTGCCACGATATATAGGTTTAGCAACGAAATTCAATGAACCAAAATGCAATATGGGTATCCTAAGGCATAAGCGAATTAATTTAAAGGATTCTACCGGCGAAATTTCTACAGGTGCGATGCCAAAATACACATGTTTGTTTGTAGAATGATTTACCTTTAATGGAGCCATCTCCATAAATATCAAAGTGATCCAAAGGAGGAAGGGCATCCGAAGGGTGAATATTATCATGATATGGCCATGAAGCTATGGAGTTGCAACATATATAAGTGTATGGTATACCGGACTCTTCAACGAGCTGCCTCACTCTCCGCTTCTCCTTGTACATGCTCAGTCCCGGCTCCACAGGATCCGCCCTGTCGACATCATGACCAAATTCCGATGGCAAAAACCTCTGTCGAACCAAGTCATATAGATATGAATCGGGCATCACGTTATATATATGCATGTGTTTATTTATGTGTATTCATCGTGTGCGTTTTTCATTTTAGTATTATGTCAAACGTTACAACTTGATAAGGAGCTAATCCAAGAGTTAGCTGACTTCTATTTATACCAGCTAGACAGAAGAAAACATGGCAGAAAATGCCTAACATAAAACGAGAATAACTTGGGCTATTGATAGAGTTACAGAGCCCATAAGCAGTGATGAAAAGGTGTCGACAAACCGGATCACGTGACAAACACCATAGCCGGTTTGGCCTAGCCGTCGAACCCGAGTTCCATCAAATAGGCTTCACTTTCATCATTCAATACTTTCCCTAAATTTTATCTATTTTCATTTATTTCTTTTTTAGTCTaaattattcatttatttatatcATTAATTTACCTTAATGGTTCCAACGGATTTAATAGCATGGACAAGGCTTAATTggtagggatggcaaaaatacctgagcccgacgggtatacccgaaacccgacacaaatgggacgggtatacccgatacccgatgggtattgggccgggtatgggattagttttaaaaattttcgtgggtatgggtcgggtatgggattaggtgatacccgacccgattacccgaaaccacatacccgtttacccgaactctatacccgatcatatacccaaaagttttaatttatatttttattttccgttaacccttatctattagtgatttattttagcatgttcataatgtgaaaaataaattatcttttagcatatgtatttgatgatagtatttatattttgtatgttgtgaagtatatacatataaTTGTATAAATATTgtaaagttattattaatttattttaaaacttatatgcatgtaatgtatattttaatttataatagttgttgcataaattaaattatataataaataaaatagtaaaaaatgtatttggaaatcccaatgtatatcttttaacaaactaatgggtatacccgataccctcGGGTATACCCGGTACCCGACGGGTATTTACCCGACatatacccgacgggtattgggtcgggtatgggacacgattttacaaccgggtatgggtatgggattaccaatacccgacccgaacccgacccattgccatccctattaATTGGTGCAATATGGCTTCACCACCAACAATTGATATAACAATATCTATTTCATGCTCCTTCATGATCTTCACCATCACTTCATGCTTTTCAATGTCACCCTGTAAATTTTTATCAAAAGGTGAAGATAACGAGTCACTGAAAATTGTGTATGAATGTATTGTGATTTGATACGCGCCTTAGACGGTGTTCAGGGTGTGCGACAGCACAGGGCCCATGTTCTAAAGGAGGCCCATAGTTATTTTTATTTAGGTACTTAAAATTAATtaacatatataaaaaatatataaaatagtaGTAACTAGTTTTAAGCTCTCCGCGTTGCGGTGAGAGGACGTACGACCGTGCTACCAGCGTTGCGAGTAGGGATGGGGCGTAAAACTATGCTTAGTAAAGTAGCAACCAAACAACGACCAAATTCGGgaaaaaaacttaaaataaaaacacGTATTTCTAACACCATGCGACTCACATGACGTAAAACGTAGAAGGagtcgaatttataccgacacttGTTAGAAAGTCGAGGGGTTAGAAAAACCTGGGGGACCAAATGTGACCACCAAACACCATGCTAAGTAGTAACCGAACGACGACCTAATCCGTGAAAAAGcataaaacaaaaactaataaaaaaagtAAACTTATTTACTTTAGTGGCaaagttataaaaa encodes the following:
- the LOC110917917 gene encoding coiled-coil domain-containing protein 130; this encodes MSSLAAARADNFYYPPEWDPKKGGLNKFHGQHALRERARKIDQGILIIRFEMPFNIWCGGCNSMIAKGVRFNAEKKQVGNYYSTKIWNFTMKSACCQHEIVIQTDPKNTEYLVISGAQKKVEEFDTEDAETMALPVDEERSKLADPFYRLEHQEEDLKKKKEAEPLLVRLQRVSDARHLDDYAINKSLRAKLRSQKKRVAEEEVAARKMGLGIRLLPETKEDVAAAKRVKFSSNFNKNRDEKRALIKSASIFSDSSASSSSRRLELEAKRRKINAASASKLLTGGFKPSSWSNVSGSSARKNRS
- the LOC110917901 gene encoding leucoanthocyanidin reductase isoform X2; the encoded protein is MVATPSTERTSHVLIIGASGFMGHFIAQASLDSGQTTYVLTRSSSALSSSKIKALHDNGAIILHGDIEKHEVMVKIMKEHEIDIVISIVGGEAILHQLILVHAIKSVGTIKRFLPSEFGHDVDRADPVEPGLSMYKEKRRVRQLVEESGIPYTYICCNSIASWPYHDNIHPSDALPPLDHFDIYGDGSIKAYFVAGSDIGKFTMKTINDTRTVNKVVHFRPLVNHLNINELACLWEKKIQRTLPRRIVSESDLLKAASENIIPQSIVAAFTHDIFFRGCQTFFSVSGTKDVEIGDLYPDECFRTMDECFEEFLMKLKEKPVEGS
- the LOC110917901 gene encoding leucoanthocyanidin reductase isoform X1 — its product is MVATPSTERTSHVLIIGASGFMGHFIAQASLDSGQTTYVLTRSSSALSSSKIKALHDNGAIILHRFLPSEFGHDVDRADPVEPGLSMYKEKRRVRQLVEESGIPYTYICCNSIASWPYHDNIHPSDALPPLDHFDIYGDGSIKAYFVAGSDIGKFTMKTINDTRTVNKVVHFRPLVNHLNINELACLWEKKIQRTLPRRIVSESDLLKAASENIIPQSIVAAFTHDIFFRGCQTFFSVSGTKDVEIGDLYPDECFRTMDECFEEFLMKLKEKPVEGS